One genomic region from bacterium encodes:
- a CDS encoding glycosyltransferase, with translation MRLSVVVPTFERHEKLEACIASLASQEDATAIGDVVIADDGSQDDTIVWLDAASRRDWPFALRIVRLRHRGPAATRNAGVRAATSEYVAFTGDDCVLAPGWAKAHLLEHATHPGRSVLGHTTWLPSLDVTPFMHYQENGGSQFAYGRIANRDDAGWRFYYTTNISTPRHLLLAHPFEESFPAARYEDMELGWRLERAGHRIAYRPEALAWHDHPVAFESFRARSPEYGEYAALFHRLHPQDEELARALGIRDAEACDRVFLPGIQAAEQVVEDLEDTLVAKTSAPAAFGVRGATELLHDAYRLLIHQALVGGIRKGLSLPESEQIAIR, from the coding sequence GTGAGACTCTCGGTGGTCGTCCCGACCTTCGAGCGCCACGAGAAGCTCGAGGCCTGCATCGCGAGCCTGGCCTCCCAGGAGGATGCCACGGCGATTGGCGATGTAGTGATCGCCGACGACGGATCGCAGGACGATACGATCGTCTGGCTGGACGCTGCTTCGCGACGCGACTGGCCCTTCGCACTTCGTATCGTTCGGCTTCGTCACCGGGGCCCGGCAGCAACCCGAAACGCGGGAGTTCGGGCGGCGACGAGCGAATACGTTGCCTTCACGGGTGATGACTGCGTGCTTGCCCCGGGCTGGGCGAAGGCTCATCTCCTCGAACATGCGACCCACCCTGGCCGTTCCGTGCTGGGCCATACCACCTGGCTGCCGTCCCTCGATGTCACTCCGTTCATGCACTACCAGGAGAATGGAGGGAGCCAGTTCGCCTACGGACGCATCGCCAATCGGGACGATGCCGGCTGGCGATTCTACTACACGACCAACATCTCGACGCCGAGACACCTCCTGCTCGCACATCCTTTCGAAGAGAGTTTTCCGGCGGCGCGCTACGAAGACATGGAGCTTGGCTGGCGGCTCGAGCGGGCTGGGCACCGCATTGCCTATCGCCCAGAAGCACTCGCATGGCACGACCATCCCGTCGCCTTCGAATCATTCCGTGCCCGAAGCCCCGAATACGGCGAATACGCTGCACTCTTCCACAGGCTCCATCCGCAGGACGAAGAACTCGCGCGGGCCCTGGGCATCCGCGATGCAGAGGCCTGCGATCGTGTCTTCCTTCCCGGAATCCAAGCCGCCGAGCAGGTCGTGGAAGATCTCGAAGACACATTGGTCGCCAAGACATCGGCACCTGCGGCATTTGGCGTGCGGGGCGCCACCGAACTCCTCCACGACGCCTATCGCCTCCTCATCCACCAGGCCCTCGTTGGCGGCATCCGGAAGGGGCTCTCCCTCCCCGAGAGCGAGCAGATCGCCATTCGCTGA